The nucleotide window GGCGCGATACCGATAGCGGCGGGGGCGTTGCGTAAGTTGGTTGAACTGGCCGTTGATCCGCACCGAGTCGATGGTGTTGCTGGTGTCCGGGTTGGCCATTGCGTCCATTTGGTACCGTTCGCGCGTGACGGTCTCCACCAGGCCACTCAGTTGTCGCATCCGGCTCGAGCGCAGGTGCCCCAGGCCCGAGTATTCGAACTGCTGCTGCTCCTGGAACCCGAGCGCATCGGTCGTGGAGAGGCGCTTCCCGCGCGCATCGGTGCTGAATCGTGCCTGCCGGAAGAAGAGCCCACCGAACTGATTGAGCGTGTCGGCCGCCAGATACCCGCTCGCATCGTACGCCAAGCGCCGAATCCACGGCTGCACACCAGTCGCGTGCTGTAGCTGGACGACCTCGTCTCTGAGATTGTACAGACGGCTGTAATAGACCCCGAACTCGTCGATCACGGAACGAAGGCGGCCCGTCTCAGACACATACTCGTACTGATGGCGACTGCCGGGCGCCGTCAGCTGTTCGGGCAAGAGAAGCAGTACGCGTCGGCCGTTTGCGTCGTATTTGAGCTGCAGCCCGTACCCCAGCAGCACGCCGGATGCTCCCCGAATGTACAGGCTATCAGTGTCGAGATCGCCACCGGGGAAGTAGCTGCGCACGACACGCGCATCGCGATTGACGGCGGTCCGCACGCGATCGAGCGCGTCGTATCCGAACTGGTCCAGTTCAAGGGGTCAGAGTCGTTGAAACGTGGCTATCAACGACTCTGTCCCCATGAACGGCCGTCAGCGAACCGTCGCGCTAAGTTCCCACCATGGCGTTTCGCTACTCCTATCCGCCCCGGCTCAAGCGGCTGCTCGGCAGATTCCACTGGACCACGTGGCTCATGCTGGTCCTCGGTATCTGGGCCCTGCCGCGCCTACTGCCGCATGTCGGTGCGCTCGTGAACGTCACCGCACGCGATCGCAGCACGCCCACCTTCGCCGTCCGCACGCTGGCCGACTCGACGATCACATCGCAGTCACTCCGAGGACGAGTGGTGCTCGTGAACGTGTGGGCCACCTGGTGCACACCCTGCCGCGTAGAAATGCCACTGCTCGAGGCCACGTGGAACCGGCACAAGGCGGCCGGCCTCGTCGTCCTCGGTGCCTCGGTTGACCAAGGCGATCCGCAATCCGTGCGCGACTTCATCACCGAGCGCGGCATCAGCTATCCCATCGCCATCGTCGGCGCCGATGCGATCGCCGAGCTGGGTGGTGTGCGCGGCTATCCCACCTCGATCCTCATCGGCCGCGACGGCCGGGTACGACATCACGTGATGGGGCCGATCGGTCCGCTGACGCTGGAGCCGGCGATCCGGCGCGCGCTGACCGAGCAATGACCGCGCCCCTACCGGTACCCCTGCGCCTGCAGCTCGAACAACTCCGCGTACCGCCCCTTCCGCGACAGCAGCTCCTCGTGCGTGCCCATCGAGTCCACCGTGCCTTCGTTGAGCACGAGAATGCGATCGGCCATGCGCACACTTGAGAAACGATGCGAAATCAGCATGCTCGTACGCCCCGCGCTCAATGCCTTGAAGCGCTGAAACACCTCGAACTCCGCGCGCGCATCGAGCGCCGCCGTGGGTTCGTCGAGCACCAACAGCTGCGCGTCGCGCATGTACGCGCGGGCGATGGCCAGCTTTTGCCATTCCCCGCCTGACAACTCCACGCCCGTAGAGAAGCGTTTGCCGATGGGCTGATCGTACGTAGCCGGCAACCGCGCGATCATCTCCGCCGCCAGGCTCTGGTCGGCCGACTGCACGATGCGCGCTTTGTCCTCACGTTCATCAATGCGCCCCACGGCGATGTTCTCACCGGCGGTGAGACTGTAGCGCACGAAGTCCTGAAAGATCACGCCCACGTTCGCGCGCAGCGCATCGAGGTCGTACTCACGCAGATCGTGTCCGTCCAACAGAATGCGTCCTTCGGTGGGCTCGTACAGGCGCGCCAACAGCTTCACGATCGTGGTCTTGCCCGCACCGTTCTCGCCCACCAACGCTAAGGTTTCCCCGGCGTGCAGCGTGAACGACAAATGCCGAACGGCCCATCGCTCGGTACCGGGATACTGAAAACCCACGTCCTGAAACTCGAAGCCGATGGCGATCGGTTTCGGCACATCGCGTGGATTCTCCGGCGAGTGAATGCGCGACGTGATCGTGAAGAACGAGAATAGGTCATCGAGATACAGCGCTTGGCTCGCGGTGCTCGAGAATCCCACCAGCAAGCTCGCCAGCAAATCACCGAGCCGACGGAACGACCCGGCTAGGAACGTGAGATCGCCGATGCTGAACTGCCCGGTGAGCGTACGCCATGCGATGTACCCGTAGGCCGTGTAGTAGCCAGCGGTACCGATCGCGGTGAGCAGTCCCATCGTACTTTCGCGCTTGATCGCCAGCGCGCGATTGGCCCGGTACGTATCGAGCGAGATCTCACGGAAGCGCTCGATCAGAAAACGATTGAGGCCGAAGATTTTCACCTCCTTGGCCGTTTCCACGCTCGCACCCGTTTGCCGTAGATACTCCAGCAGCCGACGCTGCTGTGTGCGCGACCATTGCAGCGCGTACTCCAGCGCATTGAAGTGCGCTTCCCCCACGAACGCCGGCACCAACGCGACCAGCAACAGCACGATCAGCCACGGCGCATAGACCACGAGCCCGGCCGCGAAGCTGATGATGGTGATCAGCGTCTGTACCTGACCGAACACCTGCCCCATCACCCCCAGCCCCTGAAACGTCTGCGTGCGCGCGCGTTCCAGGCGGTCCTGTACCTCGCTGTCCTCGAACTGTTCGAGATCCAGCGTGGCCGAGTGCTCCATGAGGCGGATCGTGGTGCTGATCGAGAATTTGATGCCGAGAATGCGATCCACCAGCGAACCGCTGCGCGAGAGCATATCCGCACCGATCGCCAGCGCGAACTCGAGCAGGATGAGTTGCATCGTGCGATCCAGCAGACCGCTGGCCACCCAGGCACTCCACGTGTCGGGATGCC belongs to Gemmatimonas sp. and includes:
- a CDS encoding ABC transporter ATP-binding protein; this encodes MARPRQSPPPIKSFRERLGALRHVGPLFLLVWGTSAPLTIATISIRLVRSLLPVSTLYVGKLIIDEVIRTAALPGHPDTWSAWVASGLLDRTMQLILLEFALAIGADMLSRSGSLVDRILGIKFSISTTIRLMEHSATLDLEQFEDSEVQDRLERARTQTFQGLGVMGQVFGQVQTLITIISFAAGLVVYAPWLIVLLLVALVPAFVGEAHFNALEYALQWSRTQQRRLLEYLRQTGASVETAKEVKIFGLNRFLIERFREISLDTYRANRALAIKRESTMGLLTAIGTAGYYTAYGYIAWRTLTGQFSIGDLTFLAGSFRRLGDLLASLLVGFSSTASQALYLDDLFSFFTITSRIHSPENPRDVPKPIAIGFEFQDVGFQYPGTERWAVRHLSFTLHAGETLALVGENGAGKTTIVKLLARLYEPTEGRILLDGHDLREYDLDALRANVGVIFQDFVRYSLTAGENIAVGRIDEREDKARIVQSADQSLAAEMIARLPATYDQPIGKRFSTGVELSGGEWQKLAIARAYMRDAQLLVLDEPTAALDARAEFEVFQRFKALSAGRTSMLISHRFSSVRMADRILVLNEGTVDSMGTHEELLSRKGRYAELFELQAQGYR
- a CDS encoding TlpA disulfide reductase family protein, which translates into the protein MAFRYSYPPRLKRLLGRFHWTTWLMLVLGIWALPRLLPHVGALVNVTARDRSTPTFAVRTLADSTITSQSLRGRVVLVNVWATWCTPCRVEMPLLEATWNRHKAAGLVVLGASVDQGDPQSVRDFITERGISYPIAIVGADAIAELGGVRGYPTSILIGRDGRVRHHVMGPIGPLTLEPAIRRALTEQ